aaTTCAAATCTTACTGATGGGTATGACAAAAGGACCtgatacaaaaaataaagttatggctgttATGGCCATGAATGTGAGAAGGCCATGGGGATCCTGAAATTCTCGATGGCAGCCCTGGGTAAACAAGACCACCACATGTTTATAAATGACTTGGTCATACTataaatatctatatatatatacacactatatacttaTAGTTAGGTtattcttttacagggtaagtCAAAATActcaggacacccttttattaaaaaaatggaagggaaaatgaaatatctgaattCCCCAGTaagtaatgggtgagggggcCTATCTATATTCAGGTTATGATCGGAACATGGCTGCCATCTTGAAAGCCGCTATATTGGGTCAAGTGCAAATTTTTCCAGTAGGAAAGGGGTCATGAAGCatatcaaagaagaccagaattttctcagaaatcgattGCTTCAATGAGATTTGCATATTTCTTGTGGTtaaaaagttatcaacacagtAAGTTGCAACAACAACTGGGAACCTTTcctgtgatgcacagctatttgacctgttcaatgtgttgtccctggtgctgaacacagaaCTTTGAAGTTTTGATCTTTCAATGTTGATCAtttttgaaccacaagagatattcTGATTGCGGCAattgatttctgagaaaattctggtCTCTTTTGATATGCTACATTAcccccttcccattggaaaaattTGCCCTTTATCCAATATGGCGGCTTTCAAGATGGCAGCAGATATTCcggacatagcctaaaagatagctcagctcacccattacttgctggtGTATTCAGATATTTGATTTTCCCTTTTATTTCTGAAATTAAAGGGTGTCCTGAGACTCACCCTGTATAATGGCATTGCTCATGTCACTATCtaatgcaggggtgcacaacgtttcctggttgggggccacattgccagactgaaccaatgacgagggccgaaattaaaatttaaaggtgtattaacaactgaaatattgtatttatggcatattaaacacacaatatataacattaatgtctagttacacttccaggactcccatctaatgggagaaatacatgaaaaatacatgtaagcagccacaagacataggcatacatgtctgttaccagatggttggggaccgcacagaatggtataaggggccgcatgtggcccccgggccgcaggttgtgcacccctgatctaatgTAACATTATTTGGGTTTTACTCAATCTTTTCCAAGTAAGTTGAATGTTACGAGAGAAGAATGTTTCCAGTGTCACCTTTTCTGTTTCCAAAAATTACTGtcaaaatataaaggaaggaaatTAGTCTCCTTATGTGTAATTAGCTCTGTATATGGAGTTTCAGTGACAGCCATATGACACTGAATTTGAGTGTCGTAGGCATGGTCCATTCAAAAGGCGTAATATGTCCCATTCCACTACAAGCAGGGTACTGTCAGAATACTCGTGTAAGCACTTCTCTAGCAGGATCCAGTTCTCTGTATTCTTCCAGTCTATCACCCATCCGCAATAACTCAACAGCCAATACTTCTCTGGGTGGTGGAGCACATCTTATTGTTTTACGTCTAGCCTCTATTTGTGTTTTTCGAAATTTATGTACTTATTAATGGCTTCCTCCTTCATAAgctggatccattcatttcttgcCCTCAGTTTTCTGTCTCCTGAGCTCAGCGTAGCTCTTGCCTGTGATACAGGCATATGCTCATCTGTATTCCTAGCAAACCGACTGTGAATAATCTTAGGTAAAGAGGAAACCATTATGTCATTTTTATACTCGATGTTCAATAAAGATCATTGCCTATCATGGTGAGGATGTCATCTGCTGTTTTGAATTTGAAAACCTGAAAAAGTGGCCCAAGCTTCTTTTTTTTCTCAGTTTTCTCCTTGAAAATGTTTTGCGCACAACAAAGCAGAAAGTATTCTTCATTGCTGGTACATAGAGATGGTGGCTTCCTTCTTCTTGTATGTTTTGGGAAACACTGATACTTTTGAACAGACAAAGAACAAACCTTAATAATTTGGGTATTTTCTTCTGCACGCTTTCTGGAAAACTTTGTTAGCTCATGTTTAAGAAATACATTCTGAGGAAATAAAAGGTCTTCAAAATTAATTCTTATAGGTTGTATGAACTTGACCATGTGATGCAGATAGACTGTATagtaaatgtgtgacttttttgtgtttttttcagaGAGATTGTGATCAGGACGAATGACTGCTTTACATTGATTTGCAGTCTGGGTTATTGAGGCTGGCTTCTTAAGGTTTGAAGAAGAATTACGAATGAAGACAAATGATGGGGTAGACTTGGGCTGGGGGGTCAcggtagatttattttttttgcttgaaaCAGAGGCCTTCTTTTTAGGAGTTGCAGAAGAATTGTCCAGTATAGgaactgatttattttttgtttttctgctacgtttcttcttttctttttttgcagttgGTTGAGAATTACTCTGACTGCACACAGAAAAATTACTTGCATCTTGTACTGGTGAATTGACTTGAGTAGTTGTGTCAACCTTGCTCTTGGAGGCTTTATTCCTATGTGTTTTGGGAGCACTCGTACCTTGCACTTGTTGATCAGCATTTTTAACAATAGGAACTGTGTTGCTCATCGAAGCGTTATTCCCCTGAATAGGTTGTTTGACGTCTTTAGCTTTGGGACTTGTGTTGTTCTCAGTACTTGTTGAAGCACCATTATCCTGTTGATTCAAATTATTTGTACATACTGAAGATGTCTTTATTGTGCATGATGTGGGATTGCTGGGAAGTAAACCAGAATTGATACTTAATAAAGGAGAACTGTTGGCAGACAGCGGAATAATCGTCTTCTGGTATAAGCTTCCTGTTGACGTACAATACAGATGTCCTGTTGCTGGGCATTGTAGATATCTTCTACTTGGGTTTTGTGGGTCTGATGGTGTATGCACAAAGAGGAAACATTTGTTCAAAATTGGAATTATTGGAGCTGTTGGTTGATGCATAACGATGATGTGAGCGCTGGAATGGCTAGCTTAATAT
The genomic region above belongs to Bufo gargarizans isolate SCDJY-AF-19 chromosome 4, ASM1485885v1, whole genome shotgun sequence and contains:
- the LOC122935801 gene encoding uncharacterized protein LOC122935801; amino-acid sequence: MHQPTAPIIPILNKCFLFVHTPSDPQNPSRRYLQCPATGHLYCTSTGSLYQKTIIPLSANSSPLLSINSGLLPSNPTSCTIKTSSVCTNNLNQQDNGASTSTENNTSPKAKDVKQPIQGNNASMSNTVPIVKNADQQVQGTSAPKTHRNKASKSKVDTTTQVNSPVQDASNFSVCSQSNSQPTAKKEKKKRSRKTKNKSVPILDNSSATPKKKASVSSKKNKSTVTPQPKSTPSFVFIRNSSSNLKKPASITQTANQCKAVIRPDHNLSEKNTKKSHIYYTVYLHHMVKFIQPIRINFEDLLFPQNVFLKHELTKFSRKRAEENTQIIKVCSLSVQKYQCFPKHTRRRKPPSLCTSNEEYFLLCCAQNIFKEKTEKKKKLGPLFQVFKFKTADDILTMIGNDLY